From Candidatus Binatus sp.:
GAATCGAAACGGCGGCTCGAGCAGTCCGGCAAACTCGCGCGCCCGGTCGTCACACAGATAGTGCCTGCCGCGGAGTTCTACCGCGCCGAGGAGAATCACCAGCGCTATTACGAGCGGATGGGTATCGCGCCGAGCTGCGCAATACACGGACGAATCGATTGAGGCTATGATTCTGAAGGATCAGAGGAACTCCCGAACAGGCTGGCGATGGATGGTCGCGCGAAAATCGATACCGCCGGAAAATCCGTCACGGTAACGATGTCCACCACGGCCCCTGACGGTCGCTCGGGCTTTGCGCACCGGTTCACCAGCTGGCTTCGCGACCCCTCCTGGCTGACGGTTCAACGCGTCACATTTTATTCGGGCGTTCTGCTGCTTGCATATCTGGCTGCGGCGATAGCTCAACTCTTCCACGCTCATCACCTGATATTTGCGAGTGGCGCCGGCGTTGGAGGCGACTTCGTAAATCCCTACGCGGCTTCGATCGCGGCGCTTAAAGGCGATCCCGCGTCTGTTTACGACATTCATCGCCAGCACCTGCAGGAAGCGGCGGTAATGGGAGGCAAGGATTTCGGTGTCCTCGGGTTCCACTATCCGCCGATGTACCTTCTGATCGTTCTGCCGCTTTCGATGCTGCCATTCATCGCGTCATGGGTCGTGTTCGAGACCGTGACGCTTGCGGGCTATCTTGCCGTACTTCGGCGCATCGCTCCCGTTCCTCTCGGACTTTGGCTCGCGATCACATTTCCGGCGGTCATCATCAACTTCATGTGCGGGCAAAACGGCTTCCTGACCACCGCGCTTATCGGGAGCGGTCTGCTGCTTCTGGACCGATGGCCGGTGCTTGCGGGGTTGCTGTTTGGCTTGATGGCCTACAAGCCGCAATTCGCGATATTGATTCCGCTCGCACTGATCGTAGCGCGCCGATGGCGCGCACTTATTGCCACTGCCGTCAGCACGATTCTGTTCGCGGCAGCTTCGCTCGCCGTCTTTGGCGCATCGACGTGGCGCGCGTTTATCGGCAGTATCCCGTTCACACAGAAAATTGTCCTGGAACGGGGTGCGATCAATTTCCCAACCCTGCAAAGCATTTTTGGCGCGATCAGGATGTGGGGTGGCAGCGTCGAGGTTGCGTATGCGTTCCAGGCGCTGGTGGCGATATATGCGGCGTCCGCGGTGGTTTGGGTTTGGCAAACCAGCCGTCCGTTCGCGCTCAAAGCCGCCACCCTGGCGGTTGGCTGCTTGATGGTTTCCCCATACGTCCTGCAATACGACCTGGTGTTGCTCGCGCTACCGATAGCGTGGCTGGCAATGGAGGGTTTCGAGAAGGGGTTCCTGCCCTACGAGAAGGCCGTGCTTTCGGTCGCGTGGATTCTGCCCCGCGTCTCATTGCCGGTCAGTCAGGGCGCCAAAATCCCACTTGCCCCGATCGTGATCATCGCACTCATGACGGCGATCCTACGGCGCGCCAGCCGTCGCGAGCCGCCGCTCACCTGCAGCAAGCACGCCACCCCGCGCGTTTCGAGACGCCCGCCCCATTGGTCCCGCCCCGGCTTGGGCAGTCGTCCTGAGAGTTCAACTTGACACCTGACGCGGGTGCGCTCTCAAAATGATAGCGGGGAGAGACGGAGGCTGGGCAGCTACAGCAAATCTATTGGCTCGCGCTCTTGCAGTTCGCGGTCGATCGACCGGCGCGGCGTCTGGAGACCGTAGTTTCCATT
This genomic window contains:
- a CDS encoding glycosyltransferase family 87 protein, with translation MDGRAKIDTAGKSVTVTMSTTAPDGRSGFAHRFTSWLRDPSWLTVQRVTFYSGVLLLAYLAAAIAQLFHAHHLIFASGAGVGGDFVNPYAASIAALKGDPASVYDIHRQHLQEAAVMGGKDFGVLGFHYPPMYLLIVLPLSMLPFIASWVVFETVTLAGYLAVLRRIAPVPLGLWLAITFPAVIINFMCGQNGFLTTALIGSGLLLLDRWPVLAGLLFGLMAYKPQFAILIPLALIVARRWRALIATAVSTILFAAASLAVFGASTWRAFIGSIPFTQKIVLERGAINFPTLQSIFGAIRMWGGSVEVAYAFQALVAIYAASAVVWVWQTSRPFALKAATLAVGCLMVSPYVLQYDLVLLALPIAWLAMEGFEKGFLPYEKAVLSVAWILPRVSLPVSQGAKIPLAPIVIIALMTAILRRASRREPPLTCSKHATPRVSRRPPHWSRPGLGSRPESST